A genomic window from Sphingobacterium sp. BN32 includes:
- the xerD gene encoding site-specific tyrosine recombinase XerD, protein MNWDTVNRDFKRYLLLERGLAENSIEAYQNDVLKLQHYCELHEITIPHITTKELQNFLLWINEFSISTYSQARILSGIKTFFKFLQIEYDYQTNPAELIEAPRITRKLPSVLSIEEIDRLIAAIDLSSPEGMRNKAILEVLYGCGLRVSELCNLKRSNLFLDVEFIKVEGKGNKERLIPIGQQAIQYLKIYLNEVRVHSPVKAGHEDYVFLNRRGAALSRVMIYIIIKDLAAKINLQKEISPHTFRHSFASHLVEGGADLRAVQDMLGHESITTTEIYTHIDKDYLQSVITQYHPRS, encoded by the coding sequence ATGAATTGGGATACCGTAAATAGAGACTTTAAACGCTACTTACTCTTAGAACGCGGTTTAGCTGAAAACAGCATAGAAGCTTACCAGAACGACGTTCTGAAACTCCAGCATTATTGCGAATTACACGAAATAACAATCCCTCACATTACAACAAAAGAGTTACAAAACTTTTTACTGTGGATTAACGAATTTTCCATTTCAACCTACTCACAAGCGCGCATACTCTCCGGAATTAAAACCTTTTTCAAATTCTTGCAAATCGAGTATGATTACCAAACTAATCCCGCTGAGCTTATCGAAGCACCACGCATAACACGCAAGCTACCTTCGGTGCTTTCAATCGAAGAAATCGATCGATTAATTGCCGCTATTGATTTATCTAGTCCCGAGGGAATGCGGAATAAGGCGATCCTCGAGGTCCTTTATGGTTGTGGCTTACGCGTTTCTGAACTATGCAACCTCAAGCGTTCTAACCTTTTCTTAGATGTAGAGTTTATTAAGGTAGAGGGAAAAGGTAATAAGGAGCGTCTGATTCCAATTGGACAACAGGCAATCCAATATCTGAAAATATACTTAAATGAGGTCAGAGTACATTCTCCCGTCAAAGCAGGCCATGAGGATTACGTATTCTTAAACCGACGAGGTGCCGCCCTATCCCGAGTAATGATCTACATCATCATTAAAGATCTCGCCGCAAAAATCAATCTGCAGAAAGAAATTAGTCCGCATACCTTCCGTCATAGCTTTGCTTCTCATTTGGTAGAAGGAGGAGCTGATTTACGCGCCGTGCAAGATATGTTGGGACATGAAAGTATTACCACTACGGAAATCTATACACATATCGATAAAGACTATCTTCAAAGCGTCATAACCCAATACCATCCTCGCTCTTAA
- a CDS encoding type B 50S ribosomal protein L31, with the protein MKKDLHPSNYRLVVFKDMSNDYAFITKSCVDTKETITWEDGTEYPLVKLEISHTSHPFYTGKMKLVDTAGRIDKFRSRYNKK; encoded by the coding sequence ATGAAAAAAGATTTGCATCCATCGAACTACAGATTAGTTGTTTTCAAAGACATGTCTAACGACTACGCTTTCATCACTAAATCTTGTGTTGACACAAAAGAGACCATTACTTGGGAGGATGGTACTGAATATCCATTAGTGAAATTAGAGATTTCTCACACTTCACACCCTTTCTACACTGGTAAAATGAAATTAGTTGATACAGCAGGACGTATTGATAAATTCCGTAGCCGTTACAACAAGAAATAA
- a CDS encoding TonB-dependent receptor yields MSKYLLTVFAILISISGGAQTNTSAILRGLVADENHQPLSNATVSLTDADRQTKSNHEGSFFIGGLDPKKTYRLKISALGFHDYTQRINLSKDSVLHIHLVQKTTELDSVTVQASQQEQVSAVQHKLNQKQIEESKGKLAAEVFSNLAGVTLLKTGQTIAKPIINGLHSNRILLLNQGVKLESQQWGAEHAPELDAFSADQFEVIKGAQAVRYGADALGGVLIAKSEPINPEHPQGRIDLIGQSNGRGGSLNAEIEGGIAAIPNLAWRLQTSGKKLGNSKTANYYLGNTGAEELNWSTVLQYQKNNHKWDVFYSRFATQIGIFYGAHIGTIDDIFARIEHGKPLEDYGFTYDIAAPKQKVDHQLARLKYQYQFQNEWKLDAQYSWQRNHRKEFDMRRAVADDVPMSDMLLSTQQLEILMKRKQHSFGISAVSQVNNNVEGTGTTPIIPNYDSYGFGVFGIHEFAFNKINLEAGWRYDFKHFDAAGYRYQYTEQTGSTPQQYLMEDVRDFHNVSGSLGLRYAINQQWTFKSNIGLAWRAPTANELYSDGVHHGAGIYEIGNLNLKAEQGYKWVNSISRRADNWNIDIDGFVQYISNYIYATPNPDSVRQTIRGTFPVFSYEQHNSLFYGVDVNANWKINQLFDYQLQGSLVRAKNTSLDTYLPYIPSDRLSHAFQWTIDTESTTYLKLTHEFIAKQNRYAEGADFIAPPAAYHLFHLHASRTFQIQNNKLTSSLAVENLLNTEYKDYMDRFRYYAHRPGRNIKLSISYKF; encoded by the coding sequence ATGTCAAAATACCTTTTGACTGTGTTTGCCATCCTGATTTCTATATCAGGCGGAGCACAGACAAATACATCGGCCATCTTACGTGGCCTGGTCGCTGATGAGAATCATCAACCACTATCTAATGCAACAGTAAGTCTTACGGACGCCGACAGACAGACAAAATCTAATCATGAAGGCTCTTTTTTTATCGGAGGTTTAGATCCGAAGAAAACCTATAGACTTAAAATAAGTGCATTAGGCTTTCATGACTATACCCAACGGATCAATCTTTCGAAAGATAGTGTTCTGCATATTCACCTGGTTCAGAAAACAACTGAATTGGATAGTGTGACCGTTCAAGCAAGTCAACAAGAACAAGTTTCTGCCGTACAGCATAAGCTTAATCAAAAACAAATTGAAGAAAGCAAAGGCAAACTTGCCGCAGAAGTATTTTCAAATCTTGCGGGGGTCACTTTATTAAAAACCGGACAGACAATCGCCAAACCAATCATCAATGGTTTACACAGCAATAGAATCCTATTATTGAATCAAGGGGTAAAACTGGAAAGTCAACAATGGGGTGCCGAACATGCTCCGGAATTGGATGCTTTCTCAGCCGATCAATTCGAGGTTATTAAGGGTGCACAGGCCGTAAGATACGGTGCAGATGCATTAGGCGGTGTACTGATTGCTAAATCCGAACCTATCAACCCCGAACATCCGCAAGGGCGTATAGATCTAATCGGACAGAGTAACGGCAGAGGCGGTTCGCTTAATGCGGAAATTGAAGGCGGAATCGCTGCAATCCCCAATCTTGCCTGGCGTTTGCAAACATCCGGTAAGAAACTCGGAAACAGCAAAACCGCAAACTATTATTTAGGAAATACCGGCGCAGAGGAATTAAATTGGAGCACTGTATTGCAGTACCAAAAAAACAATCACAAATGGGATGTTTTCTATTCGCGATTTGCGACTCAAATAGGTATTTTCTATGGCGCCCATATTGGAACAATCGATGATATTTTTGCAAGAATAGAGCATGGAAAACCTTTAGAGGATTACGGATTTACATATGATATCGCAGCACCTAAACAAAAGGTAGATCATCAGCTTGCAAGACTAAAATACCAATACCAATTTCAGAACGAATGGAAGCTGGATGCACAGTATTCCTGGCAGAGAAATCATCGTAAGGAATTCGATATGCGTCGAGCAGTTGCAGATGATGTACCAATGTCGGATATGTTATTGTCGACCCAACAGCTCGAAATACTTATGAAACGCAAGCAGCATTCATTTGGTATATCTGCTGTTAGCCAAGTAAACAACAATGTAGAAGGAACAGGTACGACGCCAATTATTCCAAATTATGATAGCTACGGATTTGGAGTTTTTGGTATTCACGAATTTGCTTTCAATAAAATCAACCTAGAAGCAGGCTGGCGTTATGATTTCAAGCACTTTGATGCTGCTGGATATCGTTATCAGTACACGGAACAAACCGGAAGTACGCCTCAACAATATCTGATGGAGGACGTTCGCGATTTCCACAATGTATCGGGTTCCTTAGGTCTTCGCTATGCCATTAATCAACAGTGGACTTTCAAATCCAATATCGGGTTAGCTTGGCGTGCTCCAACAGCAAATGAACTATATAGCGACGGAGTGCATCATGGCGCAGGGATCTATGAAATAGGAAACTTGAATCTTAAAGCAGAGCAAGGCTATAAATGGGTCAATTCTATCAGTAGACGCGCGGACAACTGGAATATAGACATCGATGGATTTGTACAATACATTTCGAACTATATCTACGCAACGCCAAACCCGGACTCTGTTCGCCAAACCATTCGTGGAACATTTCCGGTGTTTAGCTACGAACAGCACAACAGCCTTTTTTATGGAGTCGATGTCAATGCGAACTGGAAAATAAACCAACTTTTCGATTATCAGCTGCAAGGCAGTTTGGTTAGAGCGAAAAATACAAGTTTGGATACTTACCTCCCTTATATTCCATCCGATAGGCTTTCACATGCTTTTCAATGGACTATCGACACAGAAAGTACAACCTATTTGAAGCTAACACATGAATTCATCGCTAAGCAGAATCGCTATGCTGAAGGAGCTGACTTTATTGCTCCACCAGCAGCATATCACCTATTCCACTTGCATGCCAGCAGAACTTTTCAAATACAAAATAACAAATTAACAAGCTCGTTAGCTGTAGAAAACTTATTAAATACCGAATACAAAGACTATATGGATCGATTCCGCTATTATGCGCATCGTCCAGGAAGAAATATCAAATTATCAATTAGTTATAAATTTTAA
- the tpiA gene encoding triose-phosphate isomerase yields MRKNIVAGNWKMNMDYEQGVSLFSEIVNMVKDEVRGNQEVVVCSPFIHLPALAKLSAPVANVAIGAQNIHQAESGAFTGEISASQVKSTGAIYVILGHSERRAYFGETDELLAEKVDAALKHDLKPIFCIGETKEERESGSFFDIINTQLSKGLFHLSPEQFKSVVLAYEPVWAIGTGLTASPEQAQEVHAFIRKTVAEKYGDAIADDTTILYGGSANPSNAQSLFSQPDIDGGLIGGASLKSRDFLQIISVFNA; encoded by the coding sequence ATGCGTAAGAACATCGTAGCAGGAAACTGGAAAATGAACATGGACTATGAGCAAGGTGTGAGCCTTTTCTCAGAAATTGTGAACATGGTTAAAGATGAGGTAAGAGGAAATCAAGAAGTTGTAGTATGTAGTCCTTTTATTCATTTGCCGGCGTTAGCTAAATTAAGCGCTCCTGTAGCCAATGTGGCAATAGGTGCACAGAATATTCATCAAGCGGAATCAGGTGCTTTTACAGGCGAGATATCAGCTTCTCAAGTAAAATCTACTGGCGCGATTTATGTTATCTTAGGACACTCAGAACGCAGAGCTTATTTCGGCGAAACTGATGAGTTATTAGCTGAAAAAGTAGATGCAGCATTGAAACATGATTTGAAACCTATATTCTGTATTGGCGAAACAAAGGAAGAGCGCGAGTCTGGTTCTTTCTTCGATATCATCAACACGCAGCTAAGCAAAGGTTTATTTCATTTAAGCCCAGAGCAGTTTAAGTCTGTTGTTTTAGCCTACGAGCCAGTTTGGGCAATTGGAACAGGATTAACGGCTAGCCCAGAGCAAGCACAAGAGGTGCATGCTTTTATCCGCAAAACAGTTGCTGAAAAGTATGGTGATGCTATTGCTGATGACACAACTATCCTTTATGGTGGAAGTGCTAATCCATCCAATGCTCAAAGTTTATTCTCACAACCGGATATTGACGGTGGTCTAATTGGCGGTGCATCTTTGAAATCTCGCGATTTCTTACAAATTATTAGTGTATTTAACGCATAA
- the lysS gene encoding lysine--tRNA ligase: protein MSIVLSEQEQQRRLNLQGMIDLGINPFPAEEFVVNATAEDILENYERDKLNYKNIQFAGRIMSRRVMGSASFIELQDSTGRIQAYVKRDDICPTEDKTLYNTVFKKLLDIGDIVGIRGYVFTTQTGEISIHVEELKVLTKSLRPLPIVKEADGKTFDAFTDPEQRYRMRYVDLIVNAQNREIFVKRTKLYNAMREYFNNAGYMEVETPILQSIPGGAAARPFITHHNALDIPLYLRIANELYLKRLIVGGFDGVYEFSKNFRNEGMDRTHNPEFTAMEIYVAYKDYNWMMDFTENLLEHCALAVNGTTQATFNEHKVDFKAPYPRISMTEAIKQFTGFDITGKSEDEIREAAKGLGIAVNETMGKGKLIDEIFGEKCEGNFIQPTFITDYPIEMSPLTKKHRDNPELTERFELMVCGKEIANAYSELNDPIDQRERFEDQLKLSEKGDDEAMFIDQDFLRALEYGMPPTSGLGIGMDRLIMFLTNNPSIQEVLFFPQMRPEKVAKVASVADYVALGIPEGWVPVLQKMGFNTIEALKDANPNKVFNDLGGMRKKMKLDITMPTKDEVLAWFA, encoded by the coding sequence ATGAGTATCGTATTATCAGAACAAGAACAACAACGCAGGCTAAACCTACAAGGGATGATCGACCTAGGAATCAACCCTTTTCCTGCCGAAGAATTTGTCGTTAATGCAACGGCAGAAGACATATTAGAAAACTACGAAAGAGATAAACTCAACTATAAGAACATTCAATTTGCAGGGCGTATCATGAGTCGTCGTGTAATGGGGAGTGCTTCTTTCATTGAATTACAAGACTCCACAGGGCGTATCCAGGCTTATGTAAAGCGTGATGACATCTGCCCTACCGAAGATAAAACCCTTTACAATACAGTATTCAAAAAACTTCTTGATATCGGTGATATTGTCGGTATTAGAGGATATGTATTCACGACGCAAACGGGCGAGATCAGTATACACGTCGAAGAGTTGAAAGTATTGACGAAGTCTTTACGCCCTCTTCCAATCGTAAAAGAAGCGGATGGTAAAACATTTGATGCCTTTACAGATCCAGAACAAAGATACCGCATGCGTTATGTGGATTTAATCGTAAATGCACAGAATAGAGAGATTTTTGTAAAACGTACGAAGCTCTATAATGCAATGCGCGAATATTTCAACAACGCAGGATATATGGAGGTTGAAACCCCTATCCTTCAATCGATTCCTGGTGGTGCTGCTGCACGTCCGTTCATTACACACCATAATGCGCTAGATATTCCATTGTATCTGAGAATTGCAAACGAACTCTACCTAAAGAGATTAATCGTTGGTGGCTTTGATGGTGTTTACGAGTTTTCTAAAAACTTCCGTAACGAAGGAATGGACCGTACGCATAATCCGGAGTTTACAGCCATGGAGATCTATGTTGCTTACAAAGACTACAACTGGATGATGGATTTCACCGAGAATCTTCTTGAGCACTGTGCATTAGCAGTAAACGGAACGACGCAAGCAACATTCAACGAACATAAGGTAGACTTCAAAGCGCCATATCCTCGTATTAGCATGACTGAGGCAATCAAACAATTCACAGGTTTTGATATTACCGGCAAGTCGGAAGACGAGATTCGTGAAGCTGCGAAAGGCTTGGGAATCGCGGTAAATGAAACAATGGGTAAAGGTAAATTGATCGATGAGATCTTTGGCGAAAAGTGTGAAGGAAACTTCATCCAGCCAACGTTCATCACAGACTACCCTATCGAAATGTCGCCATTGACGAAAAAACACCGCGACAATCCAGAATTGACAGAGCGTTTCGAACTCATGGTATGTGGTAAGGAAATTGCAAATGCATACTCTGAGCTGAACGACCCAATCGATCAACGCGAAAGATTCGAAGACCAACTAAAACTTTCAGAAAAAGGAGATGATGAAGCGATGTTCATCGATCAGGATTTCCTACGCGCTTTGGAATATGGAATGCCTCCTACCTCAGGATTAGGAATCGGAATGGACAGACTAATCATGTTCTTGACGAATAACCCTTCGATTCAAGAAGTATTGTTCTTCCCTCAAATGCGTCCTGAAAAAGTAGCTAAGGTTGCGTCGGTAGCAGACTACGTTGCTTTAGGAATTCCAGAAGGATGGGTACCGGTACTTCAAAAAATGGGTTTCAATACCATCGAAGCATTAAAAGACGCCAATCCAAACAAGGTTTTCAATGACCTGGGCGGAATGCGTAAAAAAATGAAATTAGATATAACTATGCCAACGAAGGACGAAGTCCTTGCTTGGTTTGCATAA
- a CDS encoding pitrilysin family protein, producing the protein MKILKPLALAFLLPFTAEVATAYESSPLITEAKVILQKDSLKWDTKLPFDNEVKTGTLKNGFQYYIRKNVEPEKRVTMYLAVKVGSIVETEKELGLAHFLEHMNFNGLKHFPKNELVDYLQKAGVRFGSDLNAYTGFDETVYQLPIPSDDPELLKNGLQVMRDWAQDAMLEDSEINKERGIIMEEMRGGRGAMQRMRDQFLKVLVNGSRYADRLPIGTEEVVMNFDPKVIRQFHQDWYRPDLQSIIVVGDVDPVYIESEIKRLFSDMRVNSKSKERTKYKIDLLNQNQFIKVTDPEMTYTIGQILIKHPEDKVNTVGDYRRSLMKAVYNQMINSRLGELSQSANPPFIQGGIDIGEFMGGLDNLSAFFVSKPGQFEEGFKSLVRELDRVDKFGFTATEFQRAITALNKNNETAYTERSKKKSDSYVNTYLDHFLNNGPALSNEDKYQITKQLLPSLTLKGVEAIGQKYYVDTNRDVVILAPDAEKDKLPDEQTVNSWFGDVDNEQLTAYDDKVSDLPMLSKEPVKGSIKSEKSIDKINTKEFVLSNGVKVVLKPTTFKNDEILINAFSPGGTSLYSDAEYMSASFAGNLINSSGIGQLNTFELQKYLTGKDVNISPYINERSEGISGSTDKEGLKTAFEMIYGYFTEPRIESDVFQGIISKQLNMLANRDNDPNFVYSKATMNALYGNNIRRTPYGKEELEKVYQERALEIYKDRFADASDFTFVIVGSVTEDEIKPYLENYLAALPTTSRKESAKDLGIYEPAKGKDVVVNKGKEAKANVRLSIYGDYTYNDMENVNMDALEKVLSTRLLERLREEESGVYGTGARAGYSKNPKPRYSIHVSFGTSVDKYQSLIASALDEFKKIKANGPSQVDLDKFKIEEKRQLELSLKENGFWMSQLLSAYQLNEDPTYITRYLNDLDKVTVKSVKDVANKYLKEDRLFKFILLPDAPAK; encoded by the coding sequence ATGAAAATTTTAAAACCATTGGCTCTGGCCTTTTTGTTGCCTTTTACTGCGGAAGTTGCAACGGCTTATGAGTCAAGTCCCTTAATCACAGAGGCGAAAGTCATACTTCAAAAAGACTCCCTGAAATGGGATACTAAGCTTCCTTTCGACAATGAGGTTAAAACTGGAACATTGAAAAATGGTTTTCAGTATTATATACGTAAAAACGTCGAGCCGGAGAAACGCGTGACGATGTATTTAGCGGTCAAGGTCGGTTCTATCGTAGAAACTGAGAAAGAGTTAGGACTAGCACATTTCTTGGAACACATGAACTTTAACGGACTAAAGCATTTTCCAAAAAATGAATTAGTTGATTATTTGCAAAAAGCAGGCGTTCGCTTTGGATCAGATTTAAATGCATACACCGGATTTGATGAAACAGTTTACCAACTCCCAATTCCATCGGATGATCCTGAATTGTTGAAGAATGGTCTTCAAGTAATGCGCGACTGGGCCCAGGATGCGATGTTAGAAGATAGCGAAATCAATAAAGAACGTGGTATCATCATGGAAGAGATGCGTGGTGGCCGTGGCGCTATGCAGCGCATGCGCGATCAGTTCTTGAAAGTGTTAGTAAATGGTTCTCGCTATGCCGACCGCTTACCGATCGGTACAGAAGAAGTCGTGATGAACTTTGATCCTAAAGTAATTCGTCAGTTTCACCAAGATTGGTATCGTCCGGATTTACAGTCGATTATCGTAGTTGGTGATGTTGATCCTGTTTATATTGAAAGTGAAATCAAGCGTTTGTTTTCAGACATGCGCGTAAATTCGAAATCGAAAGAGCGCACGAAATATAAGATTGATTTGCTTAATCAAAATCAATTCATCAAAGTGACGGATCCTGAAATGACCTACACGATCGGACAGATTCTTATTAAACATCCGGAAGATAAAGTGAATACAGTAGGAGACTACCGTCGTTCATTGATGAAGGCAGTATATAACCAGATGATTAATTCTCGTTTAGGCGAGTTGAGTCAATCTGCGAATCCTCCATTTATCCAAGGGGGAATTGATATTGGTGAATTTATGGGAGGTTTAGATAACCTTTCGGCATTTTTCGTTTCCAAGCCTGGACAGTTTGAAGAGGGCTTTAAATCTTTGGTTCGTGAGCTAGACCGCGTGGACAAGTTTGGATTTACAGCTACTGAGTTTCAGCGTGCTATTACAGCATTGAATAAAAACAACGAAACAGCCTATACTGAGCGCAGCAAAAAGAAGTCTGATAGTTATGTAAATACCTATCTTGATCATTTCTTGAACAATGGTCCCGCTTTAAGTAACGAAGATAAATATCAAATTACTAAGCAATTATTGCCGAGCTTAACTTTGAAAGGGGTTGAAGCAATTGGTCAAAAATACTATGTTGACACGAACCGTGATGTTGTAATCTTAGCACCAGATGCAGAGAAAGATAAATTGCCTGACGAGCAAACTGTAAACTCTTGGTTTGGTGATGTTGATAACGAACAATTGACGGCTTATGATGATAAAGTTTCTGATTTACCTATGCTTTCTAAAGAGCCGGTGAAAGGAAGCATCAAGTCGGAAAAATCTATCGATAAAATTAATACGAAGGAGTTTGTTTTGAGCAATGGGGTTAAAGTTGTTCTTAAACCAACGACGTTCAAGAACGATGAGATTCTAATTAATGCATTTAGTCCAGGTGGTACTTCACTTTATTCGGATGCTGAATACATGTCTGCATCATTTGCCGGTAATCTAATCAATTCAAGTGGTATTGGACAGTTGAATACGTTCGAATTGCAAAAGTACTTAACAGGCAAGGATGTAAACATTAGCCCGTATATCAATGAGCGTTCGGAAGGTATCTCTGGAAGCACAGATAAGGAAGGCCTGAAAACGGCATTCGAAATGATCTATGGTTATTTTACGGAACCTAGAATTGAAAGCGATGTATTCCAAGGTATCATTAGCAAGCAATTGAACATGCTAGCGAATAGAGACAATGATCCTAACTTTGTTTACTCAAAGGCTACGATGAATGCCTTATACGGTAATAACATTCGTCGTACGCCATATGGCAAAGAAGAGTTAGAGAAGGTATATCAAGAGCGTGCCTTGGAAATCTACAAAGATAGATTTGCAGACGCTTCGGACTTTACTTTCGTCATCGTTGGTTCAGTAACAGAGGACGAAATCAAACCGTACTTGGAGAACTATCTTGCTGCACTACCTACAACCTCGCGCAAAGAATCGGCTAAAGATTTAGGAATTTACGAGCCTGCAAAAGGTAAAGACGTTGTTGTAAATAAAGGGAAAGAGGCAAAAGCAAATGTTCGTCTATCGATCTATGGCGACTATACATACAATGACATGGAGAATGTTAATATGGATGCGCTAGAGAAAGTATTGTCGACTCGTTTGTTGGAGCGCTTGCGCGAAGAGGAGAGTGGAGTTTATGGTACTGGTGCGCGCGCAGGATACTCTAAAAACCCTAAGCCTCGCTATAGTATTCATGTTTCCTTCGGAACGAGCGTTGATAAATACCAATCATTAATTGCTTCAGCTTTAGATGAATTTAAGAAGATTAAAGCTAATGGACCATCGCAAGTTGATTTAGATAAATTCAAGATTGAGGAGAAACGTCAATTGGAATTGAGTCTTAAAGAAAACGGATTCTGGATGAGTCAATTACTTTCGGCTTACCAACTGAACGAAGATCCAACGTATATAACTCGTTATTTAAATGATCTTGACAAGGTCACTGTTAAATCTGTTAAAGATGTGGCGAACAAATATCTGAAAGAAGATCGCTTGTTTAAGTTTATCTTATTGCCAGATGCTCCTGCAAAATAG
- a CDS encoding DUF2946 family protein: MSFGFMLAHQHEHSHEHAEHCHHHSPSDEHADHQHDDCTYCFLYYHQLISQSPTYSWESNPGEFEKKVSLSTDLPSQVIIKRYFSKGLRAPPASENS, from the coding sequence ATGTCTTTTGGTTTTATGCTTGCTCATCAACATGAGCATTCACATGAACATGCCGAGCATTGCCATCATCATTCTCCATCAGATGAGCATGCAGACCATCAGCATGATGATTGTACATACTGTTTTCTATATTATCATCAACTCATCTCGCAATCTCCTACGTATTCATGGGAAAGTAATCCTGGAGAATTCGAGAAAAAGGTAAGTTTATCGACAGACTTGCCGTCACAGGTAATTATTAAACGGTATTTCTCAAAAGGCTTAAGAGCACCCCCTGCTTCGGAAAATAGCTAA
- a CDS encoding putative sugar nucleotidyl transferase, translating into MSYSIVLYDNAEWRRQLLPFCAVRPVGNLRVGICTIDEKWRRIFQSEVSYLTIDYLQAAFPLVTSDTSYKLVIKATILPSDHLLEAIDRISVGEYLHHQGAWVAAKTETLPSSSDFNFSDLKPVAVDFALDELQYPEDIYLHNKKQLLFDFNLLTKGRSSAKPSGNNMVFGDWIFVEEGAQVEGVSLNSLNGPIYIGRDANLEEGSFLRGYVGIGDRARVKMGARLYENVSIGPRSTIGGEVNNAVLWGNSAKGHDGYLGCSVIGEGCNLGAGTSNSNLKNTWSTVKLYDYFSGEMRDSKQLKCGLMMGDYAMSAINSSFNTGTVIGVGAQIALSKFIPKFVPDFSWLTDKTYSDYQLDRFFNMLQRKQDVGAGNHLLDQEIIKRVYKDTETLRVQLINH; encoded by the coding sequence ATGTCTTATTCTATCGTATTATATGACAATGCCGAATGGCGTAGGCAATTGTTGCCTTTTTGTGCTGTACGGCCGGTTGGAAATCTGCGTGTCGGTATCTGTACGATAGATGAAAAGTGGCGCAGGATCTTCCAAAGTGAGGTTAGCTACTTGACTATAGATTATTTACAAGCCGCATTTCCGCTAGTTACTTCCGATACTTCATATAAGCTGGTTATAAAAGCGACAATTCTACCGTCAGATCATCTGCTGGAAGCGATTGATAGAATTTCTGTCGGAGAATATCTGCACCATCAAGGAGCGTGGGTCGCTGCAAAAACCGAAACACTTCCCAGCAGTTCTGATTTTAATTTTTCAGATCTTAAACCGGTGGCAGTAGATTTTGCCTTAGATGAACTTCAGTATCCGGAGGACATCTATCTGCACAATAAAAAACAATTGCTTTTTGATTTTAATCTGCTGACGAAAGGAAGAAGTTCAGCAAAACCGAGCGGTAATAATATGGTCTTTGGTGATTGGATTTTTGTCGAAGAAGGTGCTCAGGTTGAGGGCGTCAGTTTAAATAGCCTAAATGGGCCAATTTACATTGGAAGGGATGCCAACTTAGAGGAGGGCAGTTTTCTACGAGGTTATGTAGGAATTGGAGATAGAGCTCGAGTGAAAATGGGAGCTCGACTGTATGAGAATGTGTCTATAGGTCCTCGAAGCACTATCGGAGGTGAGGTGAATAATGCTGTTCTATGGGGGAACAGCGCGAAAGGTCATGACGGCTATCTCGGCTGTTCGGTAATTGGCGAAGGCTGCAATTTAGGAGCGGGTACAAGTAATTCGAACTTGAAGAATACCTGGAGCACAGTCAAATTATATGACTATTTTAGCGGTGAGATGCGAGATAGCAAGCAACTAAAATGTGGTCTGATGATGGGTGATTATGCGATGTCCGCTATCAATTCATCGTTTAATACTGGAACGGTGATTGGCGTTGGTGCTCAAATAGCATTGTCGAAATTTATTCCCAAATTTGTTCCAGATTTTAGTTGGTTAACTGACAAGACGTACAGCGACTACCAGTTGGATCGGTTTTTCAACATGTTGCAACGAAAGCAGGATGTTGGAGCTGGAAACCATTTATTAGATCAAGAAATTATAAAACGTGTTTACAAGGACACAGAAACTTTAAGAGTGCAATTAATCAACCATTAA